A part of Rattus norvegicus strain BN/NHsdMcwi chromosome 4, GRCr8, whole genome shotgun sequence genomic DNA contains:
- the Klra1 gene encoding killer cell lectin-like receptor, subfamily A, member 1 (The RefSeq protein has 4 substitutions compared to this genomic sequence): MCDQEVTYSTVRFHKSSGLQNQERAEETQGPIEAGHRKCSVLWQHIKIALGILCSHLLVTLAVLALSIIQYSQENHDLQKTLKHHHNCSTMQSIIDLKEEMMRNKSIECRSGSEYLDSLKREQERWYRKTKTILNSTEHIGKGVKIHWFCYGIKCYYFIMVKKSWNGCQQTCQNSSLPLLKIDHEEELKFLQIRVISDNYWIGLKYHNEEKGWAWTDNGESKLVLSRRKFNLKDGGCVFLSKRRLENTKCDNSYSCICGKTLDKFPG, from the exons ATGTGTGACCAGGAGGTCACTTATTCAACTGTGAGATTTCATAAGTCTTCAGGCTTACAGAACCAGGAGAGAGCTGAGGAGACTCAAGGGCCCATAGAAGCTGGCCACAGAA AGTGTTCAGTCCTCTGGCAGCACATTAAGATAGCTCTAGGAAtcctctgttcccatctgctggtAACTCTTGCAGTGTTGGCAATGAGCA TTATTCAGTATAGTCAAGAAAACCATGATCTGCAGAAGACTCTAAAACACCACCATAACTGTAGCACCATGCAAAGTATCATCGACTTAAAGGGAGAAATGATGAGAAATAAGTCTATTGAGTGCCGTTCAGGCAGTGAATATCTGGACTCCCTCAAGCGAGAACAGGAAAGATGGAATAGAAAAACCAAGACAATTTTAAATTCCACAGAGCACATAG GCAAAGGTGTTAAAATACACTGGTTCTGCTATggtataaaatgttattatttcatcATGGTCAAAAAATCATGGAATGGATGTCAACAGACCTGCCAGAATTCCAGCCTACCCCTTCTGAAGATAGATCATGAAGAAGAACTG AAGTTCCTTCAGATCCAGGTTATTTCAGACAATTACTGGATTGGATTGAAATATCATAATGAAGAAAAGGGATGGGCATGGACTGACAATGGAGAATCTAAACT TGTACTGAGCAGAAGGAAGTTCAATCTAAAAGATGGAGGATGTGTATTCTTATCTAAAAGAAGACTAGAAAATACTAAGTGTGATAATTCATACAGCTGTATTTGTGGGAAGACACTGGATAAATTCCCTGGTTGA